From the Lolium rigidum isolate FL_2022 chromosome 2, APGP_CSIRO_Lrig_0.1, whole genome shotgun sequence genome, one window contains:
- the LOC124688592 gene encoding endoglucanase 8: MKKKHTATTGGVRAVALVLVALVLSGDVAAHGTSFNYKDALTKSIMFLEAQRSGKLPHNNRIKWRGDSGMEDGKLAHVDLTGGYYDAGDNVKYGLPLAFTVTTLAWAALAFKPELQKTGELKNVHAAIKWGTDYFLKCATKKNHMWVQVGDPNLDHQCWVRPENMNTPRTLYQIDDKTPGTEIAAETAAALAAASLVFRNEKAYSRRLINKAKLLYQFGKSHLKTYDGECPFYCSYSGYNDELLWAATWLYMATKRQVYADFISHEAISSSVAEFSWDLKYPGAQVLLAELNMTASGGLQSFKTQADNFVCAVLPDTPFHQVFITPGGMIHLRDGANSQYVTGTAFLFVVYADWLHRAGEKVMCGDTPIKPERLREFAKQQMDYLLGANPMGRSYVVGFGVNPPTQPHHRGASTPVLKPGTVVNCGMSFGDWFAPDRPNPNELTGAIMGGPDGADKFIDKRNASACTEPCTYINSLAIGPLAALAGRGPKLVASH, translated from the exons ATGAAGAAGAAGCACACCGCGACGACCGGCGGCGTCCGTGCCGTCGCGCTGGTCCTCGTGgcgctcgtcctctccggcgacgtcGCCGCGCACGGTACCTCATTCAACTACAAGGATGCCCTCACCAAGTCGATCATGTTCCTGGAGGCGCAGCGGTCCGGGAAGCTGCCGCACAACAACCGCATCAAATGGCGCGGTGACTCCGGCATGGAGGACGGCAAGCTCGCCCAT GTGGATCTCACCGGCGGGTACTACGACGCCGGCGACAACGTGAAGTACGGCCTGCCCCTGGCGTTCACCGTGACGACGCTGGCGTGGGCGGCGCTGGCGTTCAAGCCGGAGCTGCAGAAGACGGGCGAGCTGAAGAACGTGCATGCCGCCATCAAGTGGGGCACCGACTACTTCCTCAAGTGCGCCACGAAGAAGAACCACATGTGGGTTCAGGTGGGCGACCCCAACCTCGACCACCAGTGCTGGGTCCGGCCGGAGAACATGAACACGCCCCGCACCCTCTACCAGATCGACGACaagacccccggcaccgagatcgCCGCCGAGACCGCCGCCGCCTTGGCCGCCGCCTCCCTTGTCTTCCGCAACGAGAAGGCCTACTCCCGCCGCCTCATCAACAAGGCCAAGCTA CTGTACCAGTTCGGCAAGAGCCACCTGAAGACGTACGACGGCGAGTGCCCCTTCTACTGCTCCTACTCCGGCTACAACGACGAGCTGCTGTGGGCGGCGACGTGGCTCTACATGGCGACCAAGCGGCAGGTGTACGCCGACTTCATCAGCCACGAGGCCATCTCCTCCAGCGTGGCCGAGTTCAGCTGGGACCTCAAGTACCCCGGCGCGCAGGTGCTCCTCGCCGAGCTCAACATGACGGCCAGCGGCGGCCTGCAGAGCTTCAAGACGCAGGCCGACAACTTCGTGTGCGCCGTGCTCCCCGACACCCCCTTCCACCAGGTCTTCATCACCCCGGGCGGCATGATccacctccgcgacggcgccaACTCGCAGTACGTCACCGGCACCGCCTTCCTCTTCGTCGTCTACGCCGACTGGCTCCACCGCGCCGGCGAGAAGGTCATGTGCGGGGACACGCCCATCAAGCCGGAGAGGCTCAGGGAGTTCGCCAAGCAGCAGATGGACTACCTGCTCGGGGCCAACCCCATGGGGAGGTCCTACGTCGTCGGCTTCGGGGTCAACCCGCCCACCCAGCCGCACCACCGCGGAGCATCCACCCCCGTGCTCAAGCCAGGGACGGTGGTGAACTGCGGCATGAGCTTCGGCGACTGGTTCGCGCCCGACAGGCCCAACCCCAACGAGCTCACCGGGGCCATCATGGGAGGGCCCGACGGCGCCGACAAGTTCATTGACAAGCGAAACGCATCGGCCTGCACCGAGCCATGCACCTACATCAACTCCCTCGCCATCGGCCCGCTCGCCGCGCTCGCCGGCCGAGGGCCCAAGCTCGTCGCCTCACACTGA
- the LOC124693291 gene encoding protein FIP1-like isoform X2 has translation MISPLLCSCNVILLLLTGIFQQYWVHQVRKVRLQGYYDFSQKLKRIARLPFATIAYGTALMLLIIVWQPLLRILSISLLLRIAIVVEAICAGCFMSLYIWYIHKYNSLNGRPDILRSLYSALQPSSTLEDRRYYDGRLSDQQMALLQYQRENIHYLSEEVLRLQESLSKYQRTDVGNTPQVDLAHLLASRDQELRALSAEMNQVHSELDLARGLIDEKDSEIQRIRVSNNQYVEENDRLRAILGEWSARAAKLERALEAERLSNIELRKHIAKFRGQLQKEQHT, from the exons ATGATCTCTCCATTGCTTTGCAGCTGCAATGTTATCCTTCTGCTTCTTACAG GCATTTTTCAACAGTATTGGGTTCACCAAGTCAGGAAAGTTAGGTTGCAG GGCTATTACGATTTTAGCCAGAAACTGAAGCGTATTGCTCGACTTCCATTTGCCACTATTGCTTATG GCACTGCTTTAATGCTTTTAATCATAGTCTGGCAGCCCCTTCTACGAATTCTATCAATTTCACTGTTGCTAAG GATCGCTATCGTGGTTGAAGCAATATGTGCTGGATGTTTCATGAGCTTATACATAT GGTATATCCACAAATACAACTCTTTGAATGGGCGGCCTGATATCTTGCGGTCATTATATTCTGCACTTCAACCATCTAGCACTTTGGAAGATCGAAG ATATTATGATGGCCGTCTTTCTGATCAGCAGATGGCATTACTTCAATACCAAAGGGAGAATATTCATTACCTGAGTGAGGAG gTGCTTCGCTTACAAGAAAGCTTGAGCAAATACCAGAGAACTGATGTTGGGAACACTCCTCAG GTTGATCTTGCCCACCTTTTAGCATCTCGTGACCAAGAACTTCGAGCACTCTCCGCTGAG ATGAATCAAGTGCACTCTGAGCTTGACCTTGCTCGTGGCCTGATTGATGAGAAGGACTCCGAGATCCAACGTATTCGTGTGAGCAACAATCAG TATGTTGAAGAAAATGATAGACTCAGAGCCATTCTTGGAGAGTGGAGTGCTCGAGCAGCAAAG CTTGAACGTGCACTGGAGGCAGAGAGACTGTCAAACATCGAATTGCGAAAGCACATTGCAAAGTTCCGAGGCCAGCTGCAAAAGGAGCAACACACCTGA
- the LOC124690789 gene encoding uncharacterized protein LOC124690789, giving the protein MKPDWTFFSKLDHNGGYLHKFPADSLISHDTGLRLIAQVGTLVESSFQNPRHICSAGSGAVQEVFGCFNKVAGAFYFCLSRASNPKILHSLSAIAGSGSRACQSQIKQATSCLQHFAGLQFGSRVREERAIQMLLARLANVTFGQLWNDMEERQACNILMLAASSVIPPFENISPKMLLDSITLGKDGTQIREHMDQPYLEERRPGCARVAVPRTILPEDVTEPTTGIKFPTLLEDNSNPTAEVLVGMGIRSMRIMRVKNLNVYAFGLCE; this is encoded by the exons ATGAAACCTGATTGGACCTTTTTTTCCAAGCTTGATCACAACGGAGGATATCTGCATAAGTTCCCAGCAGACTCTCTGATATCTCATGATACCGGGTTGAGATTAATAGCACAGGTCGGAACACTAGTCGAGAGTTCCTTTCAGAATCCCAGACATATATGTTCTGCAGGAAGTGGTGCAGTTCAGGAGGTGTTTGGCTGCTTCAACAAAGTTGCGGGGGCTTTCTATTTCTGCCTTTCCAGAGCATCAAATCCCAAGATCTTACATAGCTTGTCTGCTATTGCAGGCTCTGGTTCAAGAGCCTGTCAGTCACAAATAAAACAAGCGACCTCTTGCCTGCAGCATTTCGCTGGGTTGCAGTTTGGTTCTCGAGTAAGAGAAGAGCGTGCTATACAGATGCTCTTAGCCAGGCTTGCAAATGTGACATTTGGGCAACTCTGGAATGACATGGAGGAGCGACAGGCCTGTAACATTCTTATGCTAGCTGCTTCTTCTGTGATACCACCATTTGAAAACAT ATCACCAAAGATGCTCCTGGATTCAATTACTTTGGGAAAAGATGGTACACAAATCAGAGAACATATGGATCAGCCATATTTGGAAGAAAGGCGTCCAGGTTGTGCTCGTGTTGCTGTGCCAAGAACAATCTTGCCAGAAGATGTGACAGAACCAACAACAGGAATCAAGTTCCCTACCCTTCTTGAGGACAATTCAAACCCAACTGCAGAg GTACTTGTTGGGATGGGTATTAGGAGCATGCGGATAATGCGGGTAAAAAATCTGAATGTCTATGCCTTTGGATTATGTGAGTAA
- the LOC124693291 gene encoding protein FIP1-like isoform X1, translated as MPHEASSASALPASEEDSLFIDLLHEAPLSGHREPRSIVSGTLYCILLVGYAAVSVSAPWIFLRLPHMISPLLCSCNVILLLLTGIFQQYWVHQVRKVRLQGYYDFSQKLKRIARLPFATIAYGTALMLLIIVWQPLLRILSISLLLRIAIVVEAICAGCFMSLYIWYIHKYNSLNGRPDILRSLYSALQPSSTLEDRRYYDGRLSDQQMALLQYQRENIHYLSEEVLRLQESLSKYQRTDVGNTPQVDLAHLLASRDQELRALSAEMNQVHSELDLARGLIDEKDSEIQRIRVSNNQYVEENDRLRAILGEWSARAAKLERALEAERLSNIELRKHIAKFRGQLQKEQHT; from the exons ATGCCGCACGAGGCGTCCTCCGCCTCCGCCCTTCCCGCCTCCGAGGAGGACTCGCT GTTTATCGATCTACTACATGAAGCTCCCCTATCTGGTCATCGAGAGCCTAGAAGCATAGTTAGTGGCACCTTGTACTGTATACTGTTG GTAGGCTATGCTGCTGTTTCCGTGTCAGCTCCATGGATATTTCTCCGTCTACCACATATGATCTCTCCATTGCTTTGCAGCTGCAATGTTATCCTTCTGCTTCTTACAG GCATTTTTCAACAGTATTGGGTTCACCAAGTCAGGAAAGTTAGGTTGCAG GGCTATTACGATTTTAGCCAGAAACTGAAGCGTATTGCTCGACTTCCATTTGCCACTATTGCTTATG GCACTGCTTTAATGCTTTTAATCATAGTCTGGCAGCCCCTTCTACGAATTCTATCAATTTCACTGTTGCTAAG GATCGCTATCGTGGTTGAAGCAATATGTGCTGGATGTTTCATGAGCTTATACATAT GGTATATCCACAAATACAACTCTTTGAATGGGCGGCCTGATATCTTGCGGTCATTATATTCTGCACTTCAACCATCTAGCACTTTGGAAGATCGAAG ATATTATGATGGCCGTCTTTCTGATCAGCAGATGGCATTACTTCAATACCAAAGGGAGAATATTCATTACCTGAGTGAGGAG gTGCTTCGCTTACAAGAAAGCTTGAGCAAATACCAGAGAACTGATGTTGGGAACACTCCTCAG GTTGATCTTGCCCACCTTTTAGCATCTCGTGACCAAGAACTTCGAGCACTCTCCGCTGAG ATGAATCAAGTGCACTCTGAGCTTGACCTTGCTCGTGGCCTGATTGATGAGAAGGACTCCGAGATCCAACGTATTCGTGTGAGCAACAATCAG TATGTTGAAGAAAATGATAGACTCAGAGCCATTCTTGGAGAGTGGAGTGCTCGAGCAGCAAAG CTTGAACGTGCACTGGAGGCAGAGAGACTGTCAAACATCGAATTGCGAAAGCACATTGCAAAGTTCCGAGGCCAGCTGCAAAAGGAGCAACACACCTGA